The Desulfovibrio sp. Fe33 genome contains the following window.
GCATCTCCTGCATGATGTGCGTGACCAACTGCCCGAGCAAATGTCTGACCGTGGTCAAGTCCAAGCCTCCCAAGCTCACCGCCGAGGAGGAAGCGGCCATGAAGGCGGCCGAGGAAGCGGGGGAAAAGGTTTCGAAGCCCAAGGCCCCCAAGAATCCGGCCAAATTCCTCTACGATTATTCCCTGTGCTCGCTGTGCGGCACCTGCATTGAGAATTGCCCGGCAAAGTCGCTCAAATTCTCCAATAATATCTATTGGGTGGCGACTTCCAGGAAAGAGATGAAAATCGATCTTCTCGCCCGGCTCAAGGAACAGGCCACGGAGCTTTCCGCGCCTGTCCCCAAGACCGAGGCCGTTTCGGCCGCGGCGGAGAAGGAGGCGTAATATGGAAGTCTTGGCAAAAATAGCATTCGGCGTGTACACGCTCGTCATTTTGGGCGGGGCCGTTCTCGCCGTGTCGAGCAGCAGCCTGGTGCGGGCCCTCATCGGCCTGATTACCACGCTCATCGGCGTGGCCGGGATGTATCTCCTTCTGGCGACCCCGTTCATGGCCTTCATGCAGTTGCTCATCTATGTCGGCGCGGTCAGCGTCCTGATCTTCTTCGCGGTCATGCTGACCCGGGCGGAGAAGGGCGGCGACGAGGCGGGCGCAGCGCCCATGAAGCGCTATGTCTACGGACTGGCTGCCACCATGGCCCCGGCGGCCCTGTTGGGCTGGCTGGTCCTGACCCGGCCCTCTGAGTCCGTGTCCGTGCCGGTGGAAGTGACCATCAAGCAGCTCGGTGAAGGGTTGCTCGAATCCTACTTCCTGCCCTTCGAACTTATCTCGGTCATCCTGATGGTCGCCATGTCCGGCGCCGTCCTGTTGGTCTGGGAAAAGAGGGGGAAGAAATAAATGAGCGCATTGACCTTATACCAAATCGTCGCACTGATTCTCCTGTGCGCGGGCCTGTACGGCCTGACCCAGCGCAGGAGCCTTGTCGGCATGTTGATCTCGGTGGAGCTGATGCTTAACGGCGCGGGCCTGTCCATGGTGGCGGCGGCGCAACTGACCGACTTCAGCGCGGTCCTGGGGCAGCTCGGAACCCTGTTCGTCATGGGGCTGGCCGCTGCCGAAGCCACGTTGGTCCTGGCCATGATCGTGGTGGTCGCAAGACGTTTCAAATCCGCCAAATCCAGTGACATCACTACCCTGAAGGAATAGCTATGATGGAAGGTGTAACTACATACAGCCCAATTCTTCTGCCGGTGGTGTTCACGCTCCTCACGCCTCTTTTCATCTACCTTTGTCGGGGGGATGATAACCGGCGTGAGGCGATCAGCTTCATCGGTGCGTTCCTGACCTTCGTTTCGGTGCTTTGGATGGCGCCGAAAGTCCTCTCCGGACAGGTCCTGTACTACCACGTAACCACCATCCTGCCGGGCATCAACATAGCCTTCGCGGCGGACGGGCTGTCCATGGTCTTCGCCCTGATCGCCCCGTTCCTCTGGTTCTTCGTGACCAGCTACAACATCGGCTACATGCGCGGGCTGAACGAGCACGCGCAGACCCGTTATTACGTCTGCTTCGCGGTGGCCATCTTCGGCGCCGTGGGCGTGGCCCTGTCGGCCAACGTGTTCACGCTCTACCTCTTCTACGAGGTCATCACCGTGTTCACGTACCCGCTGGTCTATCACCATGAGGATCAGGAGGCCAAGATCGGAGCCCGCAAGTACATCATCTACTTGATGGGTACCTCCAAGCTCTTCCTCCTGCCCGCCATGGTCCTGACCTACGTGCTGGTCGGCAACCTCGACTTCAACCTCACCGACATTCAGCACGGCATGTTCTCCGCCCAGGTCGTGGCCGAGCATCCCAGACTGGTGGCTCTCACCTACTGGCTGTTCATCTTCGGCATCGGCAAGGCGGCTCTCATGCCGTTCCATAACTGGCTTCCGTCGGCAATGGTCGCGCCCACTCCGGTTTCGGCCTTGCTGCACGCTGTGGCGGTCGTCAAGGCGGGCGTCTTCTGCGTCAGCCGCATCGTGCTATCGGCCTTCGGCACCAAGACCGCCGCGGCCCTGACCATGAGCCAGATCTACGTCGGCTCGCCCGGCACCTGGCTCGGCGACCTGAGCATCGGTTTGGGCACGGCCTACATCGCGGCCTTCACCCTGACCGTGGCCTCGTTCATCGCCCTGACCAAGGACGACATCAAGGCGCGGCTGGCCTACTCGACCGTGGCCCAGCTCTCTTACGTCGTCATCGGCGTGACCATGCTGGTGGATACGGCGGTGCAGGGCGGCGTCATGCACATCGCTCACCACGCCTTCTCCAAGATCACGCTCTTTATGGCCGCAGGCGCCATCTACGTCGCCTGCCACCTGAAGAAGATCAGCCTCATGGACGGCCTGGGACGCCGTATGCCGCTGACTTTCGGCGCATTCGGCATCGCCTCCCTGTCCATGATCGGTATGCCGCCGGCGTGCGGCTTCGTCTCCAAATGGTACCTGGTCAACGGCACGCTTGATTCGCACCAGTGGCCGCTGCTCTGCGCGCTGCTCCTCTCGACGGCGCTCAACGCGGGCTACTTCGTGCCCATCACCTACCGGGCCTTCTTCAA
Protein-coding sequences here:
- a CDS encoding 4Fe-4S binding protein yields the protein MGKFKENVIQPLIDCWSLIVGLKITGKYFCKPLVTVHYPRQVIDDENLETYGGHVELIGKPKDPATPKCISCMMCVTNCPSKCLTVVKSKPPKLTAEEEAAMKAAEEAGEKVSKPKAPKNPAKFLYDYSLCSLCGTCIENCPAKSLKFSNNIYWVATSRKEMKIDLLARLKEQATELSAPVPKTEAVSAAAEKEA
- a CDS encoding NADH-quinone oxidoreductase subunit J family protein yields the protein MEVLAKIAFGVYTLVILGGAVLAVSSSSLVRALIGLITTLIGVAGMYLLLATPFMAFMQLLIYVGAVSVLIFFAVMLTRAEKGGDEAGAAPMKRYVYGLAATMAPAALLGWLVLTRPSESVSVPVEVTIKQLGEGLLESYFLPFELISVILMVAMSGAVLLVWEKRGKK
- a CDS encoding monovalent cation/H+ antiporter subunit D family protein — its product is MMEGVTTYSPILLPVVFTLLTPLFIYLCRGDDNRREAISFIGAFLTFVSVLWMAPKVLSGQVLYYHVTTILPGINIAFAADGLSMVFALIAPFLWFFVTSYNIGYMRGLNEHAQTRYYVCFAVAIFGAVGVALSANVFTLYLFYEVITVFTYPLVYHHEDQEAKIGARKYIIYLMGTSKLFLLPAMVLTYVLVGNLDFNLTDIQHGMFSAQVVAEHPRLVALTYWLFIFGIGKAALMPFHNWLPSAMVAPTPVSALLHAVAVVKAGVFCVSRIVLSAFGTKTAAALTMSQIYVGSPGTWLGDLSIGLGTAYIAAFTLTVASFIALTKDDIKARLAYSTVAQLSYVVIGVTMLVDTAVQGGVMHIAHHAFSKITLFMAAGAIYVACHLKKISLMDGLGRRMPLTFGAFGIASLSMIGMPPACGFVSKWYLVNGTLDSHQWPLLCALLLSTALNAGYFVPITYRAFFKKPRPEANIGQYNEPSMTMVIPLCVTAFISVFLGLYPQTFLNFVNAFGKF
- the nuoK gene encoding NADH-quinone oxidoreductase subunit NuoK; translation: MSALTLYQIVALILLCAGLYGLTQRRSLVGMLISVELMLNGAGLSMVAAAQLTDFSAVLGQLGTLFVMGLAAAEATLVLAMIVVVARRFKSAKSSDITTLKE